A region from the Kribbella shirazensis genome encodes:
- a CDS encoding GH92 family glycosyl hydrolase has translation MVAAGDRLRYKIYPELDAGLSYAATYAAVEVVFADGTRLDGARDQYGQPADAAGQGAAKILYADQWNDVQIDLTAAAGRTIAELVLVVDAPDAGHEFAGWIDDVEVGPAPPEPDGSDLAAYVDTRRGTNASHDFSRGNTLPITAWPNGFNFLTPVTNASTHRWPYEYHRANNADNRPELQGLTFSHQPSPWMGDRDQLTIMPVAAAEPLGDPAERAAAFSHDDEIARPDVYAVRLANGVHAELAPTDHGAIFRFTFPADAPGRHLVFDTIDENGAFEYDGNALTGWVENGSEFGRTRMYCYGLFSTAPAAFGAAHGGRANARAASFGVPDVTLRIATSFIGVDQARHNLALELEGRTFDEIRAAANAIWNERLQVIRPEGATPPQLRTVYGNLYRLNLYPNSHFENAGTPDVPDYRYASPVLPTEGTATARETNAVVKPGKMYVNSGFWDTYRTAWPAYALFYPSLTAEFVDGFVQQYRDGGWIARWSSPGYADCMTGTSSDVSFADAYLKDVALPDPLATYDAGLRNATVAPAATEVGRKGVETGFFAGYVSTDTEESVSWSLEAYLNDFGLAAMATRLAADPSVPAERRAELLEEAEYLRRRSLNYVLLFDKSVNFFQGRRPDGTFAKSPADFDPEEWGGDFTETDGWNFAFHVAHDPRGLANLYGGPRGLGAKLDAFFSTPELAVKKGTYSIVIHEMVEAQAVRMGQFGFSNQPAHHIAWMYNYAGTPSKTQAIVREVLDRLYVGEQIGQGYPGDEDNGEMSAWYLFAALGLYPLRVGAPEYAIGSPLFPRAVVAPLGGRPFTITAANPEHPYVQELQVDGKQLPVASITHADLTAATQLDFTLGAEPSDWATLELPPALTTGDAVASPLVDLIPTDPDNPLFDDTSATEATVDQAVEWSLAAPAAPTLYTLTSGSAAGPSSWRLEASTDGTTWTVLDERADQSFRWPRQLRPFTIKNPGQYQHYRLTTATPTTLAQLELLH, from the coding sequence GTGGTTGCGGCGGGGGATCGGCTGCGGTACAAGATCTATCCGGAGCTGGACGCGGGGCTGAGCTACGCGGCGACGTACGCGGCCGTCGAGGTGGTGTTCGCGGACGGGACGCGGCTGGACGGTGCGCGGGACCAGTACGGTCAGCCGGCCGACGCGGCGGGGCAGGGCGCGGCGAAGATCCTGTACGCCGACCAGTGGAACGACGTCCAGATCGACCTGACTGCCGCGGCGGGGCGGACGATCGCGGAGCTCGTGCTGGTGGTGGACGCACCGGACGCCGGGCACGAGTTCGCGGGCTGGATCGACGACGTGGAGGTCGGGCCGGCGCCGCCGGAGCCGGACGGTTCGGACCTCGCGGCGTACGTCGACACGCGTCGCGGGACCAACGCCAGCCACGACTTCTCCCGCGGCAACACGCTCCCGATCACCGCCTGGCCGAACGGGTTCAACTTCCTCACCCCGGTCACCAACGCCTCGACCCACCGCTGGCCGTACGAGTACCACCGGGCCAACAACGCGGACAACCGGCCCGAGCTCCAGGGCCTCACGTTCTCCCATCAGCCGAGCCCGTGGATGGGCGACCGCGACCAGCTCACGATCATGCCGGTCGCGGCCGCCGAGCCGCTGGGCGATCCGGCCGAGCGGGCGGCGGCGTTCAGCCACGACGACGAGATCGCGCGGCCGGACGTCTACGCGGTCCGCCTGGCGAACGGCGTGCACGCGGAGCTCGCCCCGACCGACCACGGCGCGATCTTCCGTTTCACGTTCCCCGCGGACGCGCCGGGGCGGCACCTGGTTTTCGACACGATCGACGAGAACGGCGCCTTCGAGTACGACGGGAACGCGCTCACCGGCTGGGTCGAGAACGGCTCGGAGTTCGGCCGCACCCGGATGTACTGCTACGGCCTGTTCTCGACAGCTCCGGCCGCCTTCGGTGCAGCGCACGGCGGCCGCGCGAACGCCCGCGCCGCGAGTTTCGGCGTACCCGATGTGACGTTGCGGATCGCGACGTCGTTCATCGGCGTGGACCAGGCGCGGCACAACCTGGCGCTCGAGCTCGAAGGGCGGACGTTCGACGAGATCCGGGCCGCCGCGAACGCGATCTGGAACGAGCGGCTGCAGGTCATCCGCCCCGAGGGCGCGACCCCGCCGCAGCTGCGGACCGTGTACGGCAACCTGTACCGGCTCAACCTCTACCCCAACTCGCACTTCGAGAACGCGGGTACGCCGGACGTGCCGGACTACCGCTACGCGAGTCCGGTCCTGCCGACGGAAGGTACGGCGACCGCGCGCGAGACGAATGCGGTCGTGAAGCCCGGGAAGATGTACGTGAACAGCGGATTCTGGGACACCTACCGGACCGCATGGCCGGCGTACGCGCTGTTCTACCCGTCGTTGACGGCCGAGTTCGTCGACGGGTTCGTGCAGCAGTACCGCGACGGCGGGTGGATCGCCCGGTGGTCGTCGCCCGGGTACGCCGACTGCATGACCGGGACCAGCTCGGACGTGTCGTTCGCCGACGCGTACCTCAAGGACGTGGCGTTGCCGGACCCGCTGGCGACGTACGACGCCGGCCTGCGGAACGCGACCGTCGCGCCGGCGGCGACCGAGGTCGGGCGGAAGGGGGTCGAGACCGGGTTCTTCGCCGGCTACGTGAGCACGGACACCGAGGAGAGCGTGTCGTGGTCGCTCGAGGCGTACCTCAACGACTTCGGTCTGGCCGCGATGGCGACCCGGCTCGCCGCGGATCCGTCCGTTCCCGCTGAGCGCCGCGCCGAGCTGCTGGAAGAGGCGGAGTACCTGCGCCGGCGGTCACTGAACTACGTGCTGCTGTTCGACAAGTCCGTGAACTTCTTCCAGGGGCGGCGGCCGGACGGGACATTCGCCAAGTCACCGGCCGACTTCGACCCGGAGGAGTGGGGCGGCGACTTCACCGAGACCGACGGGTGGAACTTCGCGTTCCACGTCGCGCACGACCCGCGCGGCCTGGCCAATCTGTACGGCGGTCCGCGCGGTCTCGGGGCGAAGCTCGACGCGTTCTTCAGCACGCCCGAGCTCGCGGTGAAGAAGGGCACGTACTCGATCGTCATCCACGAGATGGTCGAGGCGCAGGCGGTCCGGATGGGACAGTTCGGGTTCTCCAACCAGCCGGCGCACCACATCGCCTGGATGTACAACTACGCCGGTACGCCGTCGAAGACCCAGGCGATCGTCCGCGAGGTGCTGGACCGGCTGTACGTCGGCGAGCAGATCGGGCAGGGGTACCCGGGCGACGAGGACAACGGCGAGATGTCGGCGTGGTACCTGTTCGCCGCCCTCGGTCTGTACCCGCTCCGCGTCGGCGCCCCGGAGTACGCCATCGGCTCGCCGCTCTTCCCGCGCGCGGTGGTCGCACCGCTCGGCGGCCGTCCGTTCACGATCACCGCCGCGAACCCCGAACACCCTTATGTACAAGAGCTCCAGGTCGACGGCAAGCAGTTGCCCGTAGCATCCATCACCCACGCGGACCTGACCGCGGCCACACAACTCGACTTCACCCTCGGCGCCGAACCGTCCGACTGGGCGACCCTCGAACTCCCGCCCGCCCTCACTACCGGCGACGCCGTCGCGAGCCCGCTTGTCGACCTGATCCCGACCGACCCCGACAACCCCCTCTTCGACGACACCTCCGCCACCGAGGCCACCGTCGACCAGGCTGTCGAGTGGTCGTTGGCCGCCCCCGCGGCCCCGACCCTCTACACCCTGACTTCAGGCTCCGCCGCGGGCCCCAGCAGCTGGCGTCTGGAGGCGTCCACCGACGGCACCACGTGGACGGTCCTCGACGAACGCGCCGACCAGTCCTTCCGCTGGCCCCGCCAACTCCGTCCCTTCACCATCAAGAACCCCGGCCAGTACCAGCACTACCGCCTCACCACGGCCACACCCACCACCCTCGCCCAACTGGAACTCCTCCACTGA
- a CDS encoding discoidin domain-containing protein, with translation MTTVSRRTFLRTHAALATGLSVSAALPATSWASSATPSSGSSSGSSSGSVTRPLAASRADEWTRLFDRRSGWIGADGIYSVPLDGRDGLGSATPGSRTAFIFSDTRIGTVDPGDLTYRQTGFVNNSAALLVGARPDPRRTTFVTGETGAFGNGFWMNDGIAIDGTLYATGFAPDANWNADRVDLIAVPLKDGVPDYTAVRRTQDVGLLVRDSTYIVMFGVGITPGADGYVYVYGYRNTLTDGHKDLVAARVPREQFADIAAWRFWSGTAWSPDITVSVRDAAVLHPDVSTELSVTPIPTGRYAGKYLLVYLRNVMSTALEYAVGTSPIGPFSPGMRFYNCPEPYVYASQTEGATYCYNAKAHPSLSEDGRLLISYNVNRVGADPLTTEIYRPRFVWLDLHRPADEPAAACASTDVAVVRDWTAGPGDHLVLELGGLRTISGYRVKHAGYEGSPAPSAWNTRDFTIEAAQRAAGPWQAVDVVNGNIENLTDRRFERPVVARHLRLTVHRPTQSDDTTARVLEFAALADARSDVPDLARYRPVVADAANSTAHHVTDPSEDVWENASGHATTWLSVDLGADRTVGRYVVEHAGVPDLNTRDFLLQSSDNDKQWTTRDTVTGNTSATTERTVTPFTARYVRLVVTRPVAESVAEKTTRVRSLNIYPA, from the coding sequence GTGACCACCGTTTCCCGCCGTACCTTCCTGCGCACCCACGCCGCTCTGGCCACCGGCCTGAGCGTCTCCGCCGCACTGCCGGCGACCTCCTGGGCCTCGTCGGCCACGCCCTCGTCCGGGTCCTCGTCCGGGTCCTCGTCCGGGTCTGTCACCCGGCCGCTCGCCGCCTCCCGGGCGGACGAGTGGACCCGGCTCTTCGACCGCCGGTCCGGCTGGATCGGCGCGGACGGGATCTACTCCGTCCCGCTCGACGGCCGCGACGGCCTCGGCTCGGCGACGCCCGGCTCGCGGACCGCGTTCATCTTCAGCGACACCCGGATCGGCACCGTGGATCCGGGCGACCTGACCTACCGTCAGACCGGATTCGTCAACAACTCCGCCGCCCTCCTCGTCGGCGCCCGCCCCGATCCTCGCCGCACCACCTTCGTCACCGGAGAGACCGGTGCCTTCGGCAACGGGTTCTGGATGAACGACGGGATCGCGATCGACGGCACGCTGTACGCCACCGGGTTCGCCCCGGACGCGAACTGGAACGCCGACCGCGTCGACCTGATCGCGGTACCGCTGAAGGACGGGGTCCCCGACTACACCGCCGTACGCCGGACCCAGGACGTCGGGCTGCTGGTCAGGGACAGCACCTACATCGTGATGTTCGGCGTCGGCATCACCCCGGGCGCCGACGGTTACGTGTACGTCTACGGCTACCGCAACACGTTGACCGACGGGCACAAGGACCTGGTCGCCGCCCGGGTTCCCCGCGAGCAGTTCGCCGACATCGCGGCCTGGCGGTTCTGGAGCGGTACGGCGTGGAGCCCGGACATCACGGTCAGCGTGCGCGACGCCGCCGTACTGCATCCCGACGTGTCGACCGAGTTGAGCGTGACACCGATCCCGACCGGGCGGTACGCCGGGAAGTACCTGCTGGTGTACCTGCGCAACGTGATGTCCACAGCGCTCGAGTACGCCGTAGGCACCTCGCCGATCGGGCCGTTCTCGCCGGGCATGCGGTTCTACAACTGTCCCGAGCCGTACGTGTACGCGTCCCAGACCGAGGGCGCGACGTACTGCTACAACGCGAAGGCGCACCCGAGTCTGTCCGAGGACGGGCGGCTGCTGATCAGCTACAACGTCAACCGGGTCGGTGCGGATCCGCTGACCACGGAGATCTACCGGCCACGGTTCGTCTGGCTGGACCTGCACCGGCCGGCGGACGAGCCGGCGGCCGCATGTGCGAGCACCGACGTGGCCGTCGTACGGGATTGGACTGCGGGGCCCGGTGATCATCTGGTACTGGAACTCGGTGGGCTGCGCACGATCTCCGGGTATCGCGTCAAGCATGCCGGGTACGAGGGCAGTCCGGCGCCGAGCGCGTGGAACACCAGGGATTTCACGATCGAGGCGGCGCAGCGTGCCGCCGGGCCGTGGCAGGCGGTGGATGTTGTCAACGGCAACATCGAGAACCTCACCGACCGGCGCTTCGAGCGGCCGGTGGTCGCGCGGCACCTCCGGCTGACCGTGCACCGGCCGACGCAGTCCGACGACACCACGGCCCGGGTGCTGGAGTTCGCGGCGCTGGCCGATGCGCGTTCCGACGTACCGGATCTGGCGCGCTACCGGCCGGTGGTCGCAGACGCCGCCAACAGCACCGCGCACCACGTGACCGATCCCTCCGAGGACGTGTGGGAGAACGCCTCGGGGCACGCGACCACATGGTTGTCCGTCGACCTCGGCGCCGACCGCACCGTCGGGCGGTACGTCGTCGAGCACGCCGGCGTACCGGACCTGAACACGCGCGACTTCCTGCTCCAGTCGAGCGACAACGACAAGCAGTGGACCACCCGAGACACGGTCACCGGCAACACGTCCGCCACGACCGAGCGCACCGTAACGCCGTTCACAGCGCGCTACGTTCGCCTGGTCGTCACCCGCCCGGTGGCCGAGTCTGTCGCCGAGAAGACCACTCGCGTCCGCAGCCTCAACATCTACCCAGCCTGA
- a CDS encoding DUF4185 domain-containing protein yields the protein MRQSRIPLLAAALLAAASLSTPALATAAAPAKQSVPAPPAPVAQPGPHRASNLVVESATELGPITQNPHNAARDNGQSVRYGNQSVWFFDDTILKNPDGFLTSTAATTSDLDASDNITLTSANPLDEHSTGVPPEFVPFSAAELAFQQEHASADCTNSTDEYCGTVFAHWPGPAVVDQARHRILVSYGKLCRGGRVGTPCESGFVGQAQGTGLVSVDMNSKTITRLTATNRPADIPSPEGTDDTLFFPVGQDWSGQAMVLVGDTLYGYGKCTLDGCGVAKVPVANVTDISQWRYYVGADSNGNPQWSTDPGQAVVVKANGAAGSTVYWDSAFGAYVNTFMQFLAQDVMYQTAPTPWGPWSTPSKLFTAAKTSGVEYAAFAHPEYTSADGLTKYYTYYTSSTGAQMLVKVRFARAPKGS from the coding sequence GTGCGTCAATCCCGCATTCCCCTCCTCGCCGCGGCCCTGCTGGCCGCCGCCTCCCTGTCCACGCCGGCTCTGGCCACGGCCGCCGCACCGGCCAAACAGTCCGTACCGGCCCCACCCGCACCCGTCGCCCAACCCGGCCCGCACCGTGCCTCGAACCTGGTGGTCGAGAGCGCGACCGAGCTCGGCCCGATCACCCAGAACCCGCACAACGCCGCCCGCGACAACGGGCAGAGCGTCCGCTACGGCAACCAGTCGGTGTGGTTCTTCGACGACACGATCCTGAAGAACCCCGACGGCTTCCTGACCAGCACCGCCGCGACCACGAGCGACCTGGACGCGAGTGACAACATCACCTTGACGTCGGCGAACCCGCTCGACGAGCACTCGACCGGCGTACCCCCGGAGTTCGTCCCGTTCTCCGCCGCGGAGCTCGCCTTCCAGCAGGAGCACGCGTCCGCCGACTGCACGAACTCGACCGACGAGTACTGCGGGACCGTGTTCGCGCACTGGCCGGGTCCGGCCGTGGTGGACCAGGCCCGGCACCGGATCCTGGTGTCGTACGGCAAGCTCTGCCGCGGCGGCCGGGTCGGCACCCCGTGCGAGTCCGGCTTCGTCGGTCAGGCGCAGGGCACCGGCCTGGTCTCGGTCGACATGAACAGCAAGACGATCACCCGGCTCACCGCGACCAACAGGCCGGCGGACATCCCAAGCCCGGAAGGCACCGACGACACGCTGTTCTTCCCGGTGGGCCAGGACTGGAGCGGCCAGGCGATGGTGCTGGTCGGCGACACGCTCTACGGGTACGGCAAGTGCACGCTCGACGGCTGCGGTGTCGCGAAGGTCCCGGTCGCGAACGTCACCGACATCTCGCAGTGGCGCTACTACGTCGGTGCCGACAGCAACGGTAACCCGCAGTGGTCCACGGATCCGGGCCAGGCCGTGGTGGTCAAGGCCAACGGCGCCGCCGGATCGACCGTCTACTGGGACAGCGCGTTCGGGGCGTACGTGAACACGTTCATGCAGTTCCTGGCGCAGGACGTGATGTACCAGACGGCGCCCACCCCATGGGGCCCGTGGAGCACGCCGAGCAAGCTCTTCACCGCCGCGAAGACCAGCGGCGTCGAGTACGCCGCGTTCGCGCACCCGGAGTACACCAGCGCCGACGGCCTGACGAAGTACTACACGTACTACACCTCGTCCACCGGTGCGCAGATGCTCGTCAAGGTGCGCTTCGCCCGCGCCCCGAAGGGGTCGTGA